In Gossypium arboreum isolate Shixiya-1 chromosome 6, ASM2569848v2, whole genome shotgun sequence, the following are encoded in one genomic region:
- the LOC108484193 gene encoding putative MO25-like protein At5g47540: MKGLFKSKPRTPVDIVRQTRDLLSFAARSSESRESKREEKMAELFKNLRELKSILYGNSESEPVSEACAQLTQEFFRENTLRLLITCLPKLNLEARKDATQVVANLQRQQVNSRLIASDYLEANLDLLDILIAGYENTDMALHYGAMLRECIRHQTVARYVLESQHMKKFFDYIQLPNFDIAADAAATFKELLTRHKSTVAEFLSKNYDWFFAEYNSKLLESSNYITRRQAIKLLGDILLDRSNAAVMTRYVSSKDNLRILMNLLRESSKSIQIEAFHVFKLFAAKQNKPPDIVSILVANKSKLLRLFADFKTNKEDEQFEADKAQVVREIAALELRDRP; encoded by the exons ATGAAGGGGCTTTTCAAATCCAAGCCGCGAACTCCCGTCGATATCGTGCGCCAAACGCGTGATCTCCTCAGCTTCGCCGCCCGCTCCTCCGAAAGTCGTGAATCCAAGCGGGAAGAGAAA ATGGCAGAATTGTTTAAGAATTTAAGGGAGTTGAAATCTATTCTTTATGGAAATAGTGAATCTGAGCCAGTCTCAGAAGCTTGTGCACAACTGACTCAAGAGTTCTTCAGAGAGAATACGCTGCGGCTCTTGATCACTTGCCTTCCTAAATTGAACTTAGAG GCAAGGAAAGATGCCACTCAAGTTGTTGCCAATTTGCAAAGGCAACAAGTGAATTCGCGGTTGATTGCTTCTGATTACTTGGAAGCGAACTTAGATCTTTTAGATATTTTAATAGCAGG TTATGAAAACACAGACATGGCTTTACATTATGGTGCAATGTTGAGAGAATGCATACGGCATCAGACTGTTGCAAG ATATGTTTTGGAGTCACAGCACATGAAGAAGTTTTTTGACTATATACAACTTCCAAATTTTGACATTGCTGCTGATGCTGCTGCAACTTTTAAG GAGCTCTTGACAAGGCATAAGTCCACCGTAGCTGAATTTCTTTCCAAGAACTATGACTGG TTTTTTGCAGAATATAACTCAAAGTTGCTGGAATCAAGCAACTACATTACGAGACGACAAGCTATCAAG TTGTTGGGAGATATTTTGTTGGACCGCTCAAATGCAGCTGTCATGACCAGATATGTGAGCTCAAAGGATAACTTAAGGATTCTTATGAATCTTCTAAGG GAATCAAGCAAGAGCATTCAAATAGAAGCTTTTCATGTTTTCAAG TTGTTTGCCGCAAAACAGAATAAGCCTCCAGACATTGTTAGCATACTCGTTGCCAATAAAAGCAAGCTTCTACGATTGTTTGCAGATTTCAAGACTAATAAAG AGGATGAACAGTTTGAGGCGGACAAGGCTCAGGTTGTGAGAGAAATCGCTGCCCTTGAGCTTAGAGACCGCCCATAG